The genomic region GTCTGCTTTTGAAGATGTCTGCCTTGCGGAAACGCCGGGTCTTGTGCTTGTGGTGGGCGATGTGAACTCCACCATGGCGGCCTCCATTGTGGCCAAAAAGCTTGAAATCAAAGTGGCGCACATAGAGGCAGGTCTGAGAAGCTTTGATCTTTCCATGCCCGAAGAAATCAACCGCATGGTCACCGATGCCATCACGGATTATTTTTTTACCACGGAAAAAGCGGCGGATGACAATCTTGTCAGGGAAGGCAAGCCCCTGTCTGCCATCCATTTTGTGGGCCATGTGATGATTGATAATCTTCTCTATCAGAAAGAACGGCTTGGAGATCTGCCGGGTTTTTTGGGTAAGGAATTTAAGGAAAAGTATCCGGAATATTTTTTCATGACCCTGCACCGGCCTTCCAATGTGGATGACAAGGCGGTTTTGCAGGGCATTTTTGATGCCCTGAATGAGATTGCAGAGGAAACGCCCTTTATTTTTCCCGTGCATCCCAGAACAAGAAAGCAGCTGGATGCCTTTGGTATAAGGGTTTCGGAGCGCATAGAACAGGTTCCTCCTTTGGGCTTTAAGGAATCCTTGTATCTGTGGAAGGATGCAAAGGCGGTGTTTACGGATAGCGGCGGTCTTCAGGAAGAAACCACAGGCCTTGGGGTACCCTGTTTCACCTTGCGGGATAACACGGAGCGACCTGTCACAATTGAGGAGGGAACCAATCTGCTTGTGGGTAGTAAAACGGAAGATATTCTTAAGGCATGGCAGGATATGAAGGAAGGCCGGATAAAAAAAGGCCGGATTCCTGCCTTGTGGGATGGCAGGGCTGCGGAGAGGATTGTGGATGTTTTGTTTGAGCATAAGGTATAGGTCGTATTTTTGTGTGCTGGTCTTTTGGTTGCCGGGGTGAGTTTTCGAAAAAAGAAGTGTTCAAAAATAGGGTTGTGCTTTTAACATAACATGATAAAAATACTTCATTGTGATTTGGTTTATAATTTTTTGTTGTAAAATAAGGTAGCGTTTGAATTGCTGTATCCCTTCCAATTTTTGAGATAGAGAAAGGGTAAAGACATGACCGAAGCTGGATCGTCTGGCGTGGAAAGGCGGCGGGCTCCGCGTTTTGAGGCTAAGCACAAAGCCATTGCCGTTTTGAACGCAAAACCGGTTCGCATAGGGCAGGTGCTGGATATCAGCGATATAGGGCTTGCCTTTTCCTATATGGAAAATATTGAATGGCCCCCTCTGCCCTATTACGATGATGCTTATCTGGAGTTGAGTTGTGAGGATCTGTATCTGAGCATTCCTTCTTCTCAATATCGTGTAGTGGCGGATATGCCCATGAAGCCACAGAGCCCGGCATGCAGCATACCCATGCGCAGGGTATCCATCGCGCTGTGCGATCTTGCTCCTGAAGATACGGCCTTCCTTGCCTGCTACAGAAGCTATTGATTCACGCTGCTAAGGGGTCCGGAGTTGTGGAGCCGGAGTTCTCCTGTTCTCTTTTGCGTACTGTTTGCTATAACAAAGAAAGGTTGCTCATGATTCAGAAGTGTCTGTTTCCGGCTGCTGGGTACGGAACCCGTTTTCTTCCCGCAACCAAAGCCATGCCCAAAGAAATGATGCCCGTTGTCAACAAGCCGCTCATTGAGTACGGTGTTGAAGAAGCACTGCAGGCCGGTATGGTGGATATGTGTATTGTGACGGGGCGGGGTAAAAATGCCATTCTGGATCATTTTGATATGAATTATGAGCTGGAGCACCAGATCTCCGGCACCAGCAAGGAAGACCTTTTGGCCGGTATTCGTGCTGTTATTGAGAAAGCCAACTTTACCTATATCCGTCAGCGGGAAATGAAGGGGCTGGGGCATGCCATATTAACAGGCCGCGCCCTGGTTGGGGATAACCCCTTTGCCGTGGTACTGGCGGATGATCTCTGTATTCATCCGGAAGAAGGCGTGCTGGCCCAGATGGTTGGGCTGTACAGGCAGTTCCGGTGCTCCATTGTGGCCGTGGAGGAAGTGCCGGCGGATGAAACCCATAAATATGGTGT from Desulfobotulus pelophilus harbors:
- the wecB gene encoding non-hydrolyzing UDP-N-acetylglucosamine 2-epimerase, translated to MKICIIAGARPNFMKIAPLIREIQRHDTLDFILVHTGQHYDYEMSEAFFKDLEIPRPGYFLNVGSASHAKQTAAIMSAFEDVCLAETPGLVLVVGDVNSTMAASIVAKKLEIKVAHIEAGLRSFDLSMPEEINRMVTDAITDYFFTTEKAADDNLVREGKPLSAIHFVGHVMIDNLLYQKERLGDLPGFLGKEFKEKYPEYFFMTLHRPSNVDDKAVLQGIFDALNEIAEETPFIFPVHPRTRKQLDAFGIRVSERIEQVPPLGFKESLYLWKDAKAVFTDSGGLQEETTGLGVPCFTLRDNTERPVTIEEGTNLLVGSKTEDILKAWQDMKEGRIKKGRIPALWDGRAAERIVDVLFEHKV
- a CDS encoding PilZ domain-containing protein yields the protein MTEAGSSGVERRRAPRFEAKHKAIAVLNAKPVRIGQVLDISDIGLAFSYMENIEWPPLPYYDDAYLELSCEDLYLSIPSSQYRVVADMPMKPQSPACSIPMRRVSIALCDLAPEDTAFLACYRSY
- the galU gene encoding UTP--glucose-1-phosphate uridylyltransferase GalU, with the protein product MIQKCLFPAAGYGTRFLPATKAMPKEMMPVVNKPLIEYGVEEALQAGMVDMCIVTGRGKNAILDHFDMNYELEHQISGTSKEDLLAGIRAVIEKANFTYIRQREMKGLGHAILTGRALVGDNPFAVVLADDLCIHPEEGVLAQMVGLYRQFRCSIVAVEEVPADETHKYGVIAGKALTNSLVCVEDMIEKPEPGKAPSNLAIIGRYILTPDIFDILEQTPPGKNGEIQITDALLQQAKTGCVLAYKFKGKRFDCGTVDGFIAATNYCYERFCSCRPNGHG